A DNA window from Microcystis aeruginosa NIES-843 contains the following coding sequences:
- a CDS encoding IS630-like element ISMae23 family transposase: MPAKDFLDLEEKKNLQKALKEEERAEVRERILMFLLLNDGKTQREIAEFIGCSLKTVAPWCVHGDPNNLESLEDGRKNGNHKKATEEYINLLLKIVDEDPKEFGYEFGRWTAARLAEHLEKETGIKLSGSQVRRILRRKKYVYIWAKYSLEDKQDKKLRKAFKEKLDEYLRLAKEKPESIQVWFWDGAFKVATQVRHTAPHECGFSLRVIRRRAWTKKGKRKKVNGQRKRGRVNVMGALRYNDKKRVCFMIKKGNSETFHEQLKKLHEEIRQEWINLGNLPEDFREKGPKIIIILDNASYHKKKDVIEQVEKELPNIRLEFLPAYSPDYNLIELVWHSAKEYIANREFENKEELEKVVNQLLNEGGLIIKWSRKLKNKGNAVNVT, encoded by the coding sequence ATGCCAGCCAAAGATTTCCTAGACTTAGAAGAAAAGAAAAACTTACAAAAAGCTCTTAAAGAAGAAGAAAGAGCAGAGGTTAGGGAAAGAATTTTAATGTTTCTCTTGCTAAACGACGGAAAAACTCAACGAGAAATAGCTGAGTTTATTGGCTGTTCACTCAAAACGGTCGCCCCTTGGTGTGTTCACGGCGATCCTAACAATTTAGAAAGTCTAGAAGATGGGAGAAAAAATGGAAATCATAAAAAAGCCACAGAGGAATATATTAATTTACTATTGAAAATAGTTGATGAAGACCCGAAGGAATTTGGATATGAATTCGGGAGATGGACAGCAGCAAGATTAGCAGAGCATCTAGAAAAGGAAACAGGAATTAAACTGAGTGGCTCGCAAGTGAGAAGAATATTGAGAAGAAAAAAGTATGTGTATATCTGGGCGAAATATAGTCTAGAAGATAAGCAAGACAAGAAATTAAGAAAAGCATTTAAAGAAAAATTAGATGAATATTTAAGGTTGGCTAAAGAAAAGCCAGAGTCAATCCAGGTATGGTTTTGGGACGGGGCTTTCAAGGTGGCGACGCAGGTTCGCCACACAGCCCCTCATGAGTGTGGATTTAGTTTGAGAGTAATAAGAAGGAGAGCTTGGACAAAAAAAGGAAAGCGAAAAAAAGTGAATGGGCAAAGAAAAAGAGGAAGGGTGAATGTGATGGGAGCCTTAAGATATAATGATAAGAAACGAGTCTGTTTTATGATCAAAAAAGGAAATTCAGAAACTTTCCATGAACAATTAAAGAAACTTCATGAAGAGATTCGTCAAGAATGGATAAACTTGGGAAATCTGCCCGAAGATTTTCGAGAAAAGGGACCGAAGATTATCATTATATTAGACAATGCTAGTTATCACAAAAAGAAAGATGTTATTGAGCAGGTGGAAAAAGAGTTGCCCAATATTAGGCTAGAGTTTTTACCAGCTTATAGTCCAGATTACAACCTAATAGAATTAGTATGGCATTCCGCTAAAGAATACATAGCTAATCGAGAATTTGAAAATAAAGAAGAACTGGAAAAAGTAGTCAATCAGCTTTTAAATGAAGGGGGATTGATTATTAAATGGAGTAGAAAACTTAAAAATAAGGGTAATGCTGTCAATGTAACTTAA
- a CDS encoding ISL3-like element ISMae36 family transposase: MILDKFLNLKGTCIQGYLHLENIGIVCRIESKNQKATCPRCGLESDKLHQNHRHLVKDLPISGQPVYLQVNRRQFKCDNCQKPLSEELDFVAKKRTYTKRLAANILEQLKEGDILNVSRINDVTEEEIQRMIEDIAEEITEPDLSELKRLGIDEIALVKGQKNYCAVLVNLDTGKLIAILEKRTQEELRETLTGWGKEVLEQIEEVSIDLWLPYKNLVKELMPSAEVVADRFHVMKQINQELDEQRRAEKRAVEAQKNKKQKAEKEAKLEVLKRSQYSLLKNEEDLTEPQKIKLEAIKEKFPNLKKMQELKEEFRKIYETSKNPTEGLLSISEWLAKSSSVFTKSCQTIRNWFGEIISYFERRTTNGVVEGINNKLKLIKRRGYGLRNFRNFWVRSMLSWHLVC; this comes from the coding sequence ATGATACTTGACAAATTTTTGAACCTAAAAGGAACCTGTATTCAAGGCTATCTACACCTAGAAAATATCGGTATAGTTTGCCGAATCGAATCGAAAAATCAAAAAGCAACCTGTCCTCGTTGTGGGTTAGAGAGCGATAAACTCCACCAAAATCATCGACATTTAGTCAAAGATTTACCAATCTCAGGTCAACCAGTATACCTACAAGTTAATCGTCGTCAATTTAAGTGCGATAATTGTCAGAAACCCTTGAGCGAAGAGTTAGATTTTGTCGCCAAGAAACGAACCTATACGAAAAGACTAGCCGCAAATATACTCGAACAATTAAAAGAAGGAGATATTTTAAATGTTAGTCGAATAAATGACGTAACGGAAGAAGAGATTCAAAGAATGATAGAGGACATCGCCGAAGAAATTACAGAGCCAGACCTATCGGAATTAAAAAGACTAGGAATTGATGAAATCGCTCTAGTCAAAGGACAAAAAAATTACTGTGCGGTTTTAGTAAATTTAGATACGGGAAAACTAATAGCTATTCTAGAGAAGCGAACACAAGAAGAGTTGAGGGAAACGCTTACTGGGTGGGGAAAAGAGGTGTTAGAGCAAATTGAAGAAGTGAGCATAGACCTTTGGTTGCCCTATAAAAATTTGGTGAAAGAATTGATGCCATCGGCCGAGGTAGTCGCCGATAGATTCCATGTCATGAAACAAATTAATCAAGAGTTAGACGAACAGAGAAGAGCGGAAAAAAGAGCCGTAGAAGCGCAGAAAAATAAAAAACAGAAAGCGGAAAAAGAAGCGAAGCTAGAAGTTTTAAAGCGAAGTCAATATAGCCTGTTAAAAAATGAAGAAGATTTAACGGAACCCCAAAAAATTAAACTAGAAGCTATCAAAGAAAAATTCCCAAATTTGAAAAAGATGCAGGAATTAAAGGAAGAATTCAGAAAGATTTATGAAACCTCAAAGAATCCGACAGAGGGACTGCTATCCATCTCGGAATGGTTGGCAAAATCCTCCAGTGTTTTTACCAAGAGTTGTCAAACAATCCGAAACTGGTTTGGAGAAATCATTAGTTATTTTGAGCGAAGGACAACGAATGGGGTGGTCGAGGGAATCAACAATAAACTTAAACTAATAAAACGGAGAGGCTATGGCTTGAGAAACTTTCGAAATTTTTGGGTTAGAAGTATGTTATCTTGGCATCTTGTATGTTGA
- a CDS encoding helix-turn-helix domain-containing protein: MRLIRDLNPESQKMLERIYRASKHHQVRERAKCILLSFQGTTIEELSGIFGVTRKTIYNWLTAWEDRKLIGFYNRRGRGRKPKLTGEHLTFAMSINT; this comes from the coding sequence ATGAGATTGATTAGAGACCTAAACCCCGAGAGCCAGAAAATGCTAGAGAGAATTTATCGAGCTAGTAAACATCATCAAGTAAGAGAGCGAGCGAAATGTATACTCTTAAGTTTTCAGGGAACCACGATAGAAGAATTGAGCGGAATATTTGGAGTTACGAGAAAGACCATCTATAATTGGTTGACGGCCTGGGAAGATAGAAAACTAATTGGTTTTTATAATCGTCGAGGAAGAGGGAGAAAACCTAAATTGACAGGGGAGCATCTCACCTTTGCAATGAGCATAAATACTTAG
- a CDS encoding IS30-like element ISMae39 family transposase, whose translation MSHQHLNIEQRNLLYQLSQEGNLSQRQMAVWLGCHQSTISRELKRNQSSLGCYLPDTAQAQSETRRKNAKQPFKNVSESALELVKEGLKDYHSPEQIAGRLKRASQESLSHETIYQMIYQNYHGCGEYQKYLRRGLCQRKSRGGAKSKRGGIPGRVDISERPVIADQKTEIGHWESDTMIGGNHLGVLVTHVDKASKFLGAGLAKNKTASEINRVTEKLFQEIHPDKRKTFTCDNGKEFCGHQELSQKLGADFYFATPYHSWERGLNEHTKGLLRQFFPKGTNFKIVKPEEVERAVNLINNRPRKCLDYRTPNEVFYKGRSDSDAIQT comes from the coding sequence ATGAGCCACCAACATCTTAACATAGAACAAAGAAACTTGCTCTACCAACTTAGTCAGGAGGGAAATTTATCTCAACGGCAAATGGCCGTCTGGCTCGGATGTCATCAAAGCACAATATCACGGGAATTAAAAAGGAATCAAAGTTCCCTTGGCTGCTATCTACCTGACACAGCACAAGCTCAAAGCGAGACAAGGCGAAAAAATGCCAAACAACCCTTTAAAAATGTCAGCGAGTCAGCCTTAGAGTTGGTCAAAGAAGGATTGAAAGATTATCATAGTCCCGAACAAATAGCAGGTCGTCTGAAAAGAGCCAGTCAAGAATCTCTCAGTCACGAAACCATCTATCAAATGATCTATCAGAACTATCACGGATGTGGAGAGTACCAGAAATATTTACGCCGGGGGCTTTGTCAAAGAAAGAGTCGAGGCGGAGCAAAAAGTAAGCGTGGAGGGATTCCAGGGCGTGTAGATATCAGCGAGCGACCAGTAATTGCTGACCAGAAAACTGAAATCGGTCATTGGGAAAGTGACACAATGATTGGAGGCAATCATCTAGGAGTTCTCGTTACTCATGTAGATAAAGCCTCGAAATTTTTAGGAGCAGGATTAGCCAAAAACAAAACCGCATCGGAAATCAATAGAGTCACAGAAAAACTTTTTCAAGAGATTCACCCTGACAAAAGAAAAACCTTTACTTGTGACAACGGCAAAGAATTTTGTGGACATCAAGAGTTGAGTCAGAAACTAGGAGCAGATTTTTATTTTGCTACTCCTTATCATTCGTGGGAGAGGGGATTAAACGAGCATACCAAGGGACTGTTAAGACAATTTTTCCCCAAGGGAACGAATTTTAAAATCGTTAAGCCAGAGGAGGTGGAAAGAGCCGTAAACTTGATTAACAATCGTCCTCGAAAATGTCTTGACTATCGTACCCCGAATGAGGTATTCTATAAAGGTAGATCAGACAGTGATGCAATTCAGACTTGA
- a CDS encoding ISAzo13-like element transposase-related protein, whose translation MPKKPRGKYGSFTTRKCHSKYNPIERCWAVLENYWNGAILDSIDAALNWASNMTWKGIKPLVHLVEGTYEKGVKVLAKELEQLQPFKANSSLNCITV comes from the coding sequence TTGCCCAAAAAACCCAGGGGCAAATACGGCTCATTTACTACCCGCAAATGCCATAGTAAATATAATCCCATTGAACGGTGTTGGGCCGTCTTAGAGAACTATTGGAATGGGGCAATTTTAGATTCAATTGATGCGGCTCTTAATTGGGCTTCTAACATGACTTGGAAGGGTATAAAACCTCTAGTGCATTTGGTAGAAGGAACTTATGAAAAAGGGGTGAAGGTTTTGGCTAAAGAACTAGAACAATTGCAACCTTTCAAGGCCAATTCAAGTCTGAATTGCATCACTGTCTGA
- a CDS encoding ISAzo13-like element transposase-related protein: MQVIAVQSIGNLSREGKARYLEPLKADDHDSEWRAVLVPLGILDMRGERLSIYFGQSAETSDFVADCLELWWQENQAIYPGLEELVIDLDGGAATRSNRTQFIKRMVEFAQKTQGQIRLIYYPQMP, from the coding sequence ATGCAAGTTATAGCCGTGCAAAGTATAGGAAATTTGTCTCGTGAGGGTAAAGCCCGCTATCTCGAGCCATTAAAAGCGGATGATCATGATAGTGAATGGCGGGCTGTTTTAGTCCCTTTAGGAATTCTAGATATGAGGGGAGAACGCCTGTCAATTTATTTCGGTCAATCGGCTGAAACCTCAGATTTTGTGGCAGATTGTTTAGAGTTGTGGTGGCAAGAAAATCAAGCAATCTATCCAGGCTTAGAAGAATTAGTCATTGATTTAGATGGAGGAGCCGCCACTCGCAGCAACCGCACTCAATTTATCAAAAGAATGGTAGAATTTGCCCAAAAAACCCAGGGGCAAATACGGCTCATTTACTACCCGCAAATGCCATAG
- a CDS encoding IS701-like element ISMae34 family transposase, protein MKETTPAAMPPCFDRWCRRFDNCFKNEAQKNGFRQYLGGLLGESERKNLTQMANNAVGVVYNRLHHFLTESPWSDRQVNECRLQVMNQCRQTQIPRGFSLIVDDSGHRKSGNLTAGVGRQYLGEIGKTDNGIVAVTTHLYDGKKSVPLDIEIYQPASSLAEGKEDKEFKKKPEIAIDLIDRSLTRGYRPKIVLIDAGYGNNTNFLKALEERKLKYLGGLAKNRKVIIEKEGGVEETIQLEQLAKSLSEKDWEKITLNLDKEKTVWVAVFRAKISQLEGERNLAIVMNASSMEKATEVDYFITNVVEADTVTASWIVRTYTERNWVEVFYREAKGWLGLREYQVRDKRSLLRHFILVFCAYTFILWHKLTGGLQRQWANRPLNTFVEALEAFRTAMSFRFFEWLTENRDVFAAYKASLGFVWA, encoded by the coding sequence ATGAAAGAGACAACCCCAGCCGCGATGCCCCCATGCTTTGACCGATGGTGTCGGCGGTTTGACAATTGCTTCAAAAACGAAGCGCAAAAAAACGGCTTCAGACAATATTTAGGAGGATTATTAGGGGAAAGTGAGAGGAAAAACCTCACTCAAATGGCCAATAATGCCGTCGGAGTAGTTTATAACCGATTACATCACTTTTTGACCGAATCTCCCTGGTCAGACCGTCAGGTGAATGAATGTCGGTTGCAAGTGATGAACCAATGCCGCCAGACGCAAATCCCCCGAGGATTTTCCCTGATTGTCGATGACTCAGGACATCGAAAAAGTGGCAATCTGACCGCCGGAGTTGGCAGGCAGTACCTAGGAGAAATTGGCAAGACAGACAACGGAATAGTCGCCGTCACTACCCATCTCTACGACGGCAAAAAAAGTGTCCCCCTAGACATTGAAATTTATCAACCGGCTAGTTCCTTAGCCGAGGGGAAAGAAGACAAAGAATTTAAGAAGAAACCAGAGATAGCGATAGATTTAATTGACCGGAGCTTAACCAGAGGCTATCGACCGAAAATCGTCTTAATAGATGCTGGTTATGGCAACAACACAAATTTTCTCAAAGCCCTGGAAGAAAGAAAGCTAAAATACTTAGGAGGATTGGCAAAAAATCGAAAAGTAATTATTGAAAAAGAAGGGGGTGTGGAAGAAACAATCCAGCTTGAGCAACTAGCAAAAAGCCTATCAGAAAAGGATTGGGAGAAAATCACCCTAAATCTAGATAAAGAAAAAACGGTTTGGGTAGCGGTATTCAGAGCGAAAATATCTCAACTAGAAGGAGAAAGGAACTTGGCGATCGTCATGAATGCAAGTTCAATGGAAAAAGCCACAGAGGTGGACTATTTCATCACCAATGTAGTTGAGGCAGATACAGTAACAGCTTCGTGGATAGTGAGGACTTACACCGAAAGAAATTGGGTGGAAGTATTCTACCGAGAAGCCAAAGGATGGTTAGGGTTAAGGGAATATCAAGTCAGGGATAAACGAAGCTTACTTCGTCATTTTATCCTGGTGTTTTGTGCCTATACATTTATCCTGTGGCATAAGTTAACTGGGGGATTGCAAAGGCAGTGGGCGAATCGACCTTTAAACACTTTTGTGGAAGCCTTGGAAGCTTTTCGGACAGCGATGTCTTTCCGTTTCTTTGAGTGGCTGACCGAGAATCGGGATGTGTTTGCCGCTTACAAAGCCAGTTTAGGCTTTGTTTGGGCTTGA
- a CDS encoding ISAzo13-like element transposase-related protein, with product MTKISARAVREALKEEKGYRDEQLPSRQTIGDILNRMGYSLKKTQKIKPLKKIPETEAIFANVAQANQAADNQTKSLRISLDSKAKVKIYFRRS from the coding sequence TTGACAAAAATTAGTGCCAGAGCCGTAAGAGAGGCATTAAAAGAAGAAAAAGGCTATCGAGATGAACAATTGCCTTCTCGTCAAACCATTGGAGATATTTTGAATCGAATGGGCTATAGTTTAAAAAAAACACAAAAAATAAAACCGCTCAAAAAAATCCCAGAAACCGAGGCAATTTTTGCCAATGTAGCTCAAGCCAATCAAGCCGCTGACAACCAGACTAAATCTTTGAGAATTTCCTTGGATAGCAAAGCTAAAGTTAAGATATACTTTAGACGTTCATAA
- a CDS encoding IS630 family transposase: MINLEFTEEEKNSLYYERFHHPHPRVQLKMEVLWLKSQKIPHQKICQLAGISPNTLLTYLRDYQEGGIEKLKEINFYRPKSELESQKEPLKKYFEKNPPATINEAVYRREELTGIKRSPTQVRKFLKSMGMKCIKVGSLPSKADRDEQEDYKEKKLEPRLNEAKEGKMAVFFVDAAHFVMGAFLGFVWCFERLFVKSPSGRKRFNVLGALNAITHEVIMVTNDTYITAAQVCELRSKIAALGLMIPITLVLDNARYQKCKIVEKLALYLSIELLYLPSYSPNLNLIERLWKFVKKKCLYGKYYENFSDFSSAIYECLNDAHLKHKKELDSLLTLRFQKFNKSQIMNV; this comes from the coding sequence ATGATTAACCTAGAATTCACGGAAGAAGAAAAGAACTCACTGTATTATGAAAGATTTCATCATCCCCATCCCCGGGTTCAACTGAAAATGGAAGTTCTCTGGTTAAAGAGCCAAAAGATACCGCACCAAAAAATTTGTCAGTTAGCAGGAATCTCGCCAAATACCTTATTAACTTATCTTCGAGATTATCAAGAAGGCGGAATAGAAAAATTAAAAGAAATCAACTTCTATCGCCCTAAAAGTGAATTAGAGTCTCAAAAAGAACCGCTCAAAAAATACTTCGAGAAAAATCCACCAGCCACAATAAATGAAGCTGTATATAGGAGAGAAGAATTGACGGGAATAAAACGAAGTCCTACCCAAGTGAGAAAATTTTTAAAATCAATGGGAATGAAATGTATAAAAGTAGGTTCTCTTCCTTCTAAAGCTGACCGGGATGAACAAGAGGACTACAAAGAAAAAAAGCTAGAACCCAGACTAAATGAGGCTAAAGAAGGAAAAATGGCTGTTTTTTTTGTTGATGCCGCTCACTTCGTCATGGGAGCATTTCTCGGTTTTGTTTGGTGTTTTGAGAGACTTTTCGTTAAGTCACCGAGCGGGCGTAAACGCTTCAATGTTTTAGGAGCATTAAATGCGATAACTCATGAAGTTATTATGGTTACTAATGACACTTATATTACAGCAGCTCAAGTCTGTGAACTCCGGTCAAAAATAGCTGCTTTAGGACTAATGATTCCCATCACTCTCGTATTAGATAATGCCCGCTATCAGAAATGTAAAATTGTTGAAAAATTGGCTCTTTATTTGTCAATAGAGCTACTCTATCTACCGTCTTATTCGCCTAATCTAAATTTAATTGAAAGGCTGTGGAAATTTGTCAAAAAGAAATGTTTATATGGTAAATATTATGAGAACTTTTCTGACTTTTCTTCAGCTATTTATGAATGTCTGAATGATGCCCATCTGAAACATAAAAAAGAACTGGATTCCTTGCTGACTCTACGATTTCAGAAGTTTAATAAATCTCAGATTATGAACGTCTAA
- a CDS encoding IS630-like element ISMae27 family transposase — MSGVPNINVAESVEDLKSLLKQQVTSLNFAKVQSLYLLKIKEVETVRHLAVLIGRSERTIHRWLSCYREGGIENLLSEPEKLGRPKKISVEEAALIQNELKDPEGFQSYKEIHFWVSIILEIPTSYITVYRLVRNELQAKLKVARPQNLKQLPGEVKIFQNNLSEQLQALLEKESEKVSQYLKVRFWCQDESRFGCHTIVRDKITIKGIKPLGNFQYNFQYLWLYGLIEPRTGSSFFYEFSHLDGECFNQYLTLFSQAFSEELHIIQLDNAPAHTATDLEIPDNIILFYQPPYCPEVNPIERVWLYLKNLLAWGNFNSLDNLRSKLYHLLNSLSNDTIGYLTGWSWILEALCLSGI; from the coding sequence ATGAGTGGAGTCCCTAATATTAATGTTGCTGAGTCAGTAGAAGACTTAAAATCCTTGTTGAAGCAACAAGTAACCTCTTTAAACTTTGCTAAAGTACAATCCCTGTATCTACTAAAAATTAAGGAGGTAGAAACGGTTCGTCATCTCGCCGTGTTAATAGGACGCTCAGAAAGAACTATTCATCGCTGGTTAAGTTGTTATCGAGAAGGAGGGATAGAAAATCTCTTGTCAGAACCAGAAAAACTGGGAAGACCCAAAAAGATTTCAGTGGAAGAAGCCGCTCTAATTCAGAATGAATTAAAAGACCCAGAAGGATTTCAAAGTTATAAAGAAATTCATTTTTGGGTATCAATTATTTTAGAAATACCCACCAGTTATATAACTGTTTACCGTCTCGTAAGAAATGAATTACAAGCTAAATTAAAAGTGGCTCGACCTCAAAATTTAAAACAATTACCAGGAGAAGTAAAAATATTCCAAAATAATCTATCTGAACAGCTACAAGCTTTACTAGAAAAGGAATCTGAAAAAGTTAGTCAATATTTAAAAGTCCGCTTCTGGTGTCAAGATGAAAGTCGCTTCGGCTGTCATACCATTGTCAGAGATAAAATAACAATTAAAGGCATAAAGCCCCTTGGTAATTTTCAGTATAATTTTCAATATCTCTGGCTCTATGGTTTAATAGAACCTCGAACAGGTAGCAGTTTTTTCTATGAATTTTCTCATTTAGATGGGGAATGTTTTAATCAATATTTAACGCTTTTTTCTCAAGCTTTTTCTGAGGAATTACATATTATTCAATTAGATAATGCTCCCGCACATACGGCGACCGACCTAGAAATACCTGATAATATTATCCTATTTTATCAACCTCCCTATTGTCCAGAAGTAAATCCAATTGAGAGAGTTTGGCTATATTTGAAAAACCTATTGGCCTGGGGCAATTTTAACTCCCTTGATAACTTAAGAAGTAAACTTTACCATCTTTTAAATTCTCTATCCAATGACACGATCGGGTATTTGACGGGATGGTCTTGGATTTTAGAAGCTCTATGTCTGTCAGGAATTTAG
- a CDS encoding IS66 family transposase, whose protein sequence is MWRPQAGYAAGLLLKSLLDKSHQWWYFLEHPQVSPDHNRAERSLRLGVTKRKIAGGSRSFSGFVDTARLLTVIQSCRAQGRSVLTFFRQALASVHHPLNTVVSLIPTADFSLFVNP, encoded by the coding sequence GTGTGGCGACCCCAGGCGGGTTATGCTGCAGGTTTATTGCTGAAATCCTTGCTGGACAAGTCCCATCAGTGGTGGTATTTCCTCGAGCATCCTCAAGTCTCTCCCGATCATAACCGAGCCGAGCGTTCTCTGCGTTTGGGAGTAACTAAGCGCAAGATAGCTGGTGGTTCTCGCTCCTTCAGTGGCTTTGTTGATACTGCCCGTTTATTGACCGTGATTCAGTCTTGTCGCGCCCAAGGCCGTTCGGTTTTAACTTTCTTCCGTCAGGCTTTGGCCTCTGTCCATCACCCCTTGAATACGGTTGTCTCTCTTATCCCCACTGCTGATTTTTCTCTCTTTGTCAACCCCTAG
- a CDS encoding class I SAM-dependent methyltransferase family protein, giving the protein MLYSKKLGSIRVCAAYFFGKIGCNGRLFVFLDKNNYFFKKTLFYFFVGYFILWKSLTWFGKIIDRVYLDSQGWQGIRQRGEILKSVLRQVIQDNFEQGVTTNLLDVACGGGRYDLEVLLDFSGGAVNALLRDYKAENVQKAQELALHLGVSATIEQADAFNDDDLNRVLPPPNLIVVSGLHEILPDNELIRQHFQQLYRLLEPGGTLIFTIQPYHPQLEFIARVLNSHTGKPWVMRLRPLELTEAWATDAGFQDFQVQMDNFNIFGVVKARK; this is encoded by the coding sequence TTGTTATACTCGAAAAAGCTCGGAAGTATAAGAGTTTGTGCTGCCTATTTTTTCGGAAAAATAGGTTGTAATGGGAGACTCTTTGTTTTCCTAGACAAAAATAATTACTTTTTCAAAAAAACACTTTTCTATTTTTTTGTTGGGTATTTTATTCTCTGGAAGTCCCTTACCTGGTTTGGCAAGATAATTGACCGTGTTTATCTCGACTCCCAGGGATGGCAGGGAATCCGTCAACGTGGGGAAATTCTGAAAAGCGTATTGCGTCAAGTTATCCAAGATAATTTTGAGCAAGGGGTAACAACTAACCTCCTCGATGTTGCTTGTGGTGGTGGCCGCTATGACTTGGAAGTTTTGCTAGATTTTTCGGGTGGTGCAGTGAATGCTTTATTGCGAGATTACAAGGCAGAAAATGTGCAAAAAGCGCAAGAATTAGCTCTCCACCTTGGCGTATCAGCAACTATCGAACAAGCTGACGCTTTTAACGATGACGACTTAAACCGGGTCTTACCACCGCCTAATTTAATTGTCGTCTCGGGACTCCACGAAATATTACCAGATAATGAGTTAATTCGTCAGCATTTCCAGCAATTATATCGTCTTCTTGAACCAGGCGGGACGCTCATTTTTACCATTCAACCCTACCACCCCCAATTAGAGTTTATTGCCAGGGTATTAAATTCTCATACAGGTAAACCTTGGGTGATGCGCCTGAGACCGCTAGAATTAACCGAAGCATGGGCAACTGATGCGGGTTTTCAAGATTTCCAGGTACAGATGGATAACTTTAATATTTTCGGGGTCGTCAAAGCGAGAAAGTGA
- a CDS encoding ISAzo13-like element ISMae28 family transposase (programmed frameshift), producing the protein MELTDSLKKLLSETALQLKGAAKRRFMAQTVLELGYGGQTLAAQELGWNRTTIRKGIKELKRGIICVDNHSAKGRKKAEEHLPFLLENIKSLVDSQSQTDPSFKSQRLYVRLSAAEVRKQLISKYGYSDEDLPSEETIRVKLNNLGYRLKRVAKVLPQKKFPETEAIFEELANINREADEDPTMLRLSLDAKARVNIGLFDRGGKNRITVETNDHDFNPKTTLTPYGIFIPEFDELFLYFTASTVTSDFIVDILEDFWESEKSRFEKIKTLIINQDNGPENNSRRTQFMKRIVEFSQKYQVNIRLAYYPPYHSKYNPIERTWAVLENPWNGSILDEIETALKFAQTMTWKGKHPIVKLITETYEKGVKLTKKAMEKIEEKIERLTESTNQDFPDLGQWFIDIYYDKT; encoded by the exons ATGGAATTAACTGATTCCCTCAAGAAATTGCTCAGTGAAACTGCACTTCAATTAAAAGGTGCAGCTAAAAGAAGATTCATGGCCCAAACAGTCTTAGAATTAGGCTATGGGGGACAAACCCTTGCTGCACAGGAGTTAGGCTGGAATCGAACTACTATTCGTAAAGGAATTAAAGAACTAAAAAGAGGTATTATTTGTGTTGATAATCATTCAGCTAAGGGGCGGAAAAAAGCAGAAGAACATTTACCTTTTCTATTGGAAAACATCAAAAGTTTAGTGGATTCTCAAAGCCAAACTGACCCAAGTTTTAAAAGCCAAAGGCTTTATGTGAGACTGAGTGCGGCCGAAGTCCGAAAGCAATTAATCTCTAAATATGGGTACAGTGATGAGGATTTACCGAGCGAGGAAACTATTCGGGTTAAATTAAATAACTTAGGTTATCGTCTGAAAAGAGTCGCTAAAGTTTTACCTCAAAAAAAAT TTCCAGAAACCGAGGCAATCTTTGAGGAATTAGCTAACATTAATCGGGAAGCGGATGAAGACCCTACGATGTTACGTCTTAGTTTGGATGCCAAAGCCCGTGTTAATATTGGACTATTTGATCGAGGAGGTAAGAATAGAATAACTGTCGAAACAAACGATCATGATTTTAATCCGAAAACAACCCTAACCCCTTACGGAATATTTATTCCAGAATTTGATGAGTTGTTTTTGTATTTCACTGCCTCCACAGTCACCAGTGACTTTATTGTTGATATATTAGAAGATTTCTGGGAGTCGGAAAAATCTCGTTTTGAGAAAATTAAAACTTTGATAATTAATCAAGATAATGGACCAGAAAATAATTCGAGACGAACTCAGTTCATGAAACGTATAGTTGAGTTTTCCCAAAAATATCAAGTTAATATACGTTTAGCTTACTATCCCCCTTACCATAGTAAATATAATCCTATTGAACGAACCTGGGCTGTGTTAGAAAACCCTTGGAATGGGAGTATTTTAGATGAAATCGAAACGGCTTTGAAATTCGCCCAAACTATGACTTGGAAAGGAAAACACCCGATTGTTAAGTTGATTACTGAAACTTATGAAAAAGGAGTAAAGCTTACTAAAAAAGCCATGGAAAAAATCGAAGAAAAAATCGAACGTCTCACAGAATCAACGAATCAAGACTTTCCCGATTTGGGACAATGGTTTATTGATATCTATTATGATAAGACCTAG